Genomic window (Arachis hypogaea cultivar Tifrunner chromosome 13, arahy.Tifrunner.gnm2.J5K5, whole genome shotgun sequence):
AACATTATATACTCTATTAATAACTCAAACACTGGTGATGCAAAGTAAGGAATATTATACAAAACCAACCATTTGAACCCATTTACtagtccttttttttctttccttcctcACAAATTTTGTTAACAAAATTCTTTGAAGCTCATGTCCCTTTGAGTCCATCCATTGAGTTTGGCCAATCTGCAGGCTTGTTCGACAAAAAGCGAATATGTCGACGACCTCTCCCATGGGACCATCCCAAAATCGTCAAGGAACTCGGTCATTCCTCCGGCTAAGAATTGCCAGACTAGCGCGCCGGCTCCTGACCTTCTTTTCTTAGCAGATTTGTAGATAATGTTTAAAATCACTCTGTACATGTTTTCTCGGTTAGAGAGCGAGAAGTTCTTGATTGTGTCTGATAATCCATATTCAGAGAACAAGACCGGCTTATTCAAAATCTTGTCTCCGTCTTCGATGTGCGAAAGCATCCACTTAGAGACGAATTTCATATAGTCTTCATATACTTCCTCGCGAAACCTATGCAGGAGTATAAAGTAAAATATGATTAAATAAAGGACAAAGTACAAAAGAGAAAGCAAAATCTGAAAAGAAGATTTCAGACTTGTCGAATTCCCTGAATATGGAATCAGAAGGCAGATCTTAAAGAGCATGATGAAATTTCAACCGAATTATTCTAGATAGTAAACCATGTAAAGCAGATAATATTTCACTCTGCAAGTGGAGTTCTTGTGAATTTCTAAATTTTAGTTCCTTGTGCGATGAAGATCTAAAACAATAGATAGAAGTCATCCAATGCATACCAGTGGTCAGGGTATATATGAACAGAGGTGAAATCGACATTCACAGTTTTGGAATTCCTAATAAAATCAGATCCAAGTCTGGATGCCCAAGCCTCAGGGTTGACCGTCAAACGCTTTGGGTCATTAGGACCATAAAAGCCTTCAAGACCAACAGTCACAAGATGGTTCTTGTCGATCACTTTGACAAAAGCTGACATTTCTTCTATCCAATCCTGCAAATAAACTCCCATTAAGTACATCGAATACTCGGAATATACAAAAGAAGCAGTAACATCACCATATTTGAATACAGGACTTACTTGGAGAGTGTCTCCAGAAGGATCCGTCATGCACCTAGGTTCGTTAATTAACTCCCAACCAAAAATGATGGGGTCATTTCTATATTCGATTCCAGTAATAGTATTTTTCCTTGTCAGAATAGTCTGCGGAAAATTAAACAGCTAAGTTATCAAACAATAGTTGCtgctaaattgaaaatttgaaatgtcATAAAAAATAAAGACGGAGGTTTAACCATGCAAAGATATAGTCAGTAAGCAAAAGTTTCACGTATTGAAATTTATTCTCTAATTAATGAAATTTCATTTTTCGATAGAGCCTAATGGTGCTGTTTAAGTCGGGATCATGGTATCATGTCTATCATTCCCATATCCATATGTTTCAAATTTAGTATGCAAAAGGAAACAAACTCAATGAAGCTTCAGAATTAAGGCTTACacattttaagaaaagaaaagttttgCATTAGATCATCTTGCTCTTTGTTTCTAAACAAAGCTAAACTGATACAATGATGATTCAATCTGttaaaacattaaaagatttagCAGAATGGCTCATCAATATCCCATCCAGgataattttagagagagaaagaagggaaaAAGTACTGAGAAGCTGCAATTGACCTATCATACCTTTACATAATTCTTGAAATAACTACGAATTGATGGATCATAGAAAAAAGAATCATTAGATGAGCTTAGTCCGACCCCTTCTTGCCATGCCCATTCAACATACTGAGTCTTCCCACCATATGCGTGCAAGTTATTCACTAAGCTTAGGAGCAGCCTAACTCCATGGCGCCTTGCTTCTGCTATAACGTAATCCAAAGCCTGTCACCCAATCAAAAGCTCAGAAAAGTTTTCATCGTTCACCAGCCAATGCTAATTAATAAAGTAACTAGTTCACTTCATCAGTAATTCGACATAAAGCTGTTTTTAATTCTATCAAGCATGATCAGAGTTCAGAGGGATAGATACAGCAAGATGCAAATTTCCAAGACAACCCTCGTAAACTTCTACAAGAATATATTTCAAAAAGCATGtaataaaagtttcaaaaacttAATAATCACACATAAACTTTTCAATTAATAACATAAAGGCGATCTTCACCTTAGACTATTGATTGAACCAAGAGAGAGGGACCACTTGTATCCTACACTAAGGGTCCATTTCGTAATTGTTTTATGATAGATGTGCAAACACACTTGGAAACACAAACTTATTTTCTGGAGAAGAAAACAGATATATGTATCTACTATCTATGTCAGTATGTCTAGGGATCTATCCACCCAAAAACTAGAGACAATGGGATAGGACATAGACACCTCGCAAACACAAGTTACAGATCATCATACCGAAGAACAATGGTAAACATAGCCAGAAAATTCATCCCAGCACCAACAAGCATGCTGCGGCTCGTCATATTTAACCACTATCAGTGTATCCCTGCTCTCTGCCCTAATGAATCTCAGCAATTACACATATCCAAAGCCAGATTTTCCATCAAATTATACAAATccaattctgtaaccctagtctAAACATAAAACCCAATTTCCTGGGGAAAAAATAACAAGTGACTCATAAACCACtcataaagaaaacaaaaccAAAATAGCTTCCGTATTACCACCATTACTAGACACTGATCCAAGTCTAACTATGTCGGTATCCTTAATCAACCATAGAAaacctaaaatttaaaatatatattccaAAAAATAGAAATGATGAATTCTAGGGAGAACTGCAtgaaacaaaaagagcattaaaaagttaaaagccaCAACAAGCTAAACCTACTACAAATAGAATGAATACCCTGAAAGCTTGCTCATTGAAGACACCAGGTGAAGTTTGAAGGGCATTGTAGTCACCATCATTGAAAGCCCAAGTTCTGCAGACAGTGAGTCCCATCTTGGCCCCAGCTCTCAGCATCTCACGCACCCTTGGCCTTGAATAATCATCCACAGATTGCACCATTAACCAGTAAGAGTTCCAACCATTGATGTAGAAAGGTTTTCCATCCAACACAAACTGTGTACCGTTTCTACCCACAAAAGACACTTCTGGCCCTTCCTCAAAACCCAACCTCATGTCCCCAAAAGACATGTAAATGAATAGAACCAACGATGCAAAGCCGAAAATGGGATAAAATAAAccattcccagccaccattgctTCTCTTATTATTCTGTACAAGATTCTTTTTTGCTATGTGAAAACTAATGAAATTCAATGGCTTGAAGAGATCCCCAGTTACCCTTTTAGCTCTATATTAAAAGggtcactctttttttttttttttttttgtataccaaAGATGAAGAATATCTGAACCTCACTCACCTTTCAAGCCCAGATGTGAATTTGAATGTGAATGTGAGTGTTCTTAGAATGCTTagatctctctctttctctttgggAAGATTATTAATGGCAATCAAAGGCGTGAACTTGAACAATCTGAGTGCataaagattgaaactttgatGAAGGTTGGTGCAAGTAACAAAGGAGATTTTATAGGGTAAGTGCTTTGTGTAGCTGTTCATGAAAATGGGGAATGCTTGTTGCTTACAAGGTTCAAAACCCCCCACATGAAAACTGAAAAAGACTCACATGCTTTTCTCTTATACAGAAtagtaaaagttaaaaaaaatggaaaattaaTAGGGTTTGTGTGACTAGGGTTGAGGacaaaagaaggaaaaaagaggagaaaagtgaagaagaagatggtgagtGTGTGTGTGGTGGGGTGAGATGTTTGTATCGGAATATCAATTAGATCTGGCAAGTGTGGAAACCATTGTTCAGTTCTAATATTTTAAGGAACTTgtctttaattttcaataaactcTTGTCTGTGGGCCTTGATTTATTGAACAGTCTTATTCATGTTCTACCAAATCAACTAAAAGGtatagagagaaaaaaataataattgaattttttattttaatacatattGTGGGTATAATTTAAAACATGTTGTGTGCTTGATAATGCAAAAGATTAGATGCTTGTATTTATAAAACTTTtaagacaatatatatatatatatatatatatatatatatatataattaggaaaattaataactaaattatttattaattatgcaaAATAAATGCAATTGTAATGCACCATTAATAGTTATCTTATGTATTGAGAAGTAgattttctcaatatttttttaactatttgataaaatattatgtttattatttaataattttttcatatttttttattttacttaaaaatataaaataaaatatcacacttttttaaataattaaaaaatattataaaaaataattaaaaataaaaaaatttattcacgTGTAATTTCTAATAAGAGTTTAGTATATGGTTGTTACAAATGAAacaataaattgataaaatatttatgataaaaCAAACGATTCAACTAAATTCAATTCAATATTATACgatttatctaaataaaaaaatattacatgaatttttttaattacctctctatatataaattaaatgagtcagaCTCAATTTGGCTATTTTCTATGTAAATCGAAACACACTGGTTTGATTTATGCATACATGCATCCTATCCTAATAAATCTAATCACATTGTTTCAATTTAGCCATGCACGTGAGCCCACAGTAATTCAAAACAACCTGTTTTGATTTACTCCTAGTGTGCTGCCCATAGTAATTTGATTATGGCTGTTTCGAATTACACACAGTTTTTTGCCCATGGTAATTCAAAAGAGACTCATTAGATTTACTAAGAGGATTCCTATAAATAGAATTCGAATTGAACTTATTCGAATCACAAATCTAAAACCCTGTCCCACCAAATTTTAGAGAAACTTCAGCTCAAACACTCTACCACTTTGTACTGAACCCCGCGTCGGATGCTAGGGCTGGCAATTtataccctacccgcgggtaccaAACCCGGACCAACACGTTCGGGTAGGGTTGTCTACTCGACCTGCTGCGAGTAGGGTAGGGTGCGGTACGAATTcgcctgcgggtagggtagggtaacccgtaccctaccctacccgcacccctaatattttatatatatataagttatgtaTATTAGTATAGAGTGAAGAAAGTGAGTATTGAACCCACAATCTTTCTTttataaaaacttgaaataatcACTAAGTTAGTTGATGaacatattatttgtaattttatgttagatttctttaagattttattatttttaattttaatttgaacttagttttttattttctattttattaatatatatgaaatttggaatgattgaattttatatttacttgaatttttttatttttctgcagtAAGGTcgggtttagaactttagggtgcaGGTAAAGTTAGAGTTGAGAAATTCTCAACCCGCAAATAAGGTAgggtagaattttaaaaaagttttcaacccacgggtagggttagggtagagtccaaaccctaccctaccctacccattgccagccctatCGGATGCTATATGTCTTCACGCTTAACACGGCCTCCTTTTTATTCTGAAACTGCTGACCAACCTAAAACTCTACTAGTCCTCCAGTATCCTGTGTATCTATTGCACCAAATCCAACAGGTTCACCAGGAATCTCCTGCTATCTCATGGcatccaaattcaaatttaaaaagtgCGGGGGTACTGTTGAGTCTCTAAACTAGACGTTACACCACCCGGCGCTGCCTGCTAtgtcatcaccatcatcatcggcAATGATGTCTGGCtcaacatcatcatcgtcatcatcatcccgCAGTACATCCTCTATATCATTTGGTGTTCCACCCTGTAATGAAGCTAGCGTCGTATTAGTAATACCTGCTTCTCTGTCACTACTGCGGTTTAGATCAGCTGCGAAGGACGAAGAGGCAACCAACATTGCCTCAGGTGCAATCACAGGCACGGATGAAGAGGCACCACTAGGCCTCGAACTAGAATAGGTTGCCGTTGCTGGAGTTCGGGAATTTCGGTTCGAATCACCTACCTAAGTTGGAGACCACATCTACAAGCTTGGCCAACAGCTCAGGGGTCCTGATGACCTCTGAAAACTGCCGACGACAATGGAATAAAACTTCCAAATCTTCATTACTCCCTATGATGAACGAATCGTACTTCACGTCATCCCGCAAAACTGAAATCGGAATTTTATAGAATAACTTCTCAACTCGTTTCACGCTTTACAATCTTAGTTTTTGGATTATAGAATTCAGGAACTCAGTGAAACTTGTTGAAGGTTTCAGAAAAACACTAAAGGATCCTTATCAGTAAACTTAATTCCAGAACGTGTTTTTTTTTAATGGACCCTCTATAATGCACCAATACTAGAAAACTATTCTCACTGGTCATTGTGTTTTACTCTCATACAGAATTTACATTCATATCATAATTATATAGATTGACCTCATAGTAAATCAAATTTGTCTAGTTCGATTTATGTATACATGATAAATCTAATTAGTACTATTCGAATTATATAAGCTAAATCGAAACGACTTGTTTCGAATTATTAGGTATGGCTAAATCGAAACGATATAATTAGATTTATTAGGATAGGATGCATGCATAAATCAAATCAGTGTGTTTCGATGTACATAAAGAATAGCTAAATCGAGTTTGGCTCATTTAATTTACATAGAgaaatgattgaaaaaattatataactttttttttatttggataaattgtataatattaaattaggtTTAGGTTTGATTATTGTGTGTTTTACCCAAATATTTATATCAAATTGATTGATTTGACGTTCAAGTAAAATATTGAGTTTGTTGGATTttatgaaaacaaaaatttaaaattgttataaaaGTTCTCCTACGGTTACTTGACTGCAAACTAGATTAATCATCTAAATAAGTCTCCGATAcaaaaattttacaataaaattaATAAGTATTTTCATAGTTGTAaactttaataaatataattgaatCATATAGTATCCTctaaatttttatgcaaaaaatctatcaattaatatatattatatattataacagATAAAAGCAGTCAAGTTCACAGCTTAGTTTCGGGGATAATTCTTCTGCATTTCAtttgaattgaataaaataaataaagtataagagagaagaaaatgaaattaaaattacttaTCAGTATATAGGCTAGGTATGTGCATATATAACAGGTCCAGATTCCCCCACCAATTACAAAAGTGatatgatatataattatatattctgCAGTTTACGAATGTTGGCATATTTGATATTTCACGTGGAAGCCACAACTAGcatgagattttttatttttacttttatttttttgaaaaataaaatgcattttggtgatttgtttataaaaataatagtcTTTGCTTATAGAAAGAGATCAGAATCAATATATTAATTCGCTGGATCTCAGTGTAGGTTTTATAATtagaataattataatttaattatatattctaGCGTTCGAGATAATCAATCTACTCGAATTCTAAGGTCAATACATCTTAATCATGGTTACCTTTAGACTTAGTAGTTCAAATTATAATTGCTGTGAACCTGTTCCAATTCATCTAATTTGTAATGATTAACATTAACCCTTTTTGTGAGCGTCAAAGGCACAAACAAATATTTTCATCACGCTTTGAAGTTGATTTATACACGCAATCAATTGCTCTTCTATTATGTAGCTATGTCACTTCAGGGGAGAAAAAAATGCAAGCAAACAATGAGTATAAAATGAACAACATAACCATGGTTACAGATTATAATATACGATCAAATACTTGAGCAGTTGAgcgcattttttttttttttttaattttaaacacagTTACTTTAAAAGATAacgaaaattttaattaaaaaaaacttttttggttcttaaattttatttttgtaaggtTGATGAGTCTTTCTATTAATAACTTTTTTTGTATTAATGGAATAAACCTACataatatgttaaattatttatttatctattaaaaatcaattagaattgacaaattttttttttaaaatttcgttgtcttttaataataattgttagtttttttttgtgattatcttttttaaataaattgattaaatttgttgtgtaaaattaaaaaatattagtaatttttaaattatttttacttataaaaattaaatagaagatATATTAGTAATTAACAAATCACATAAGCATG
Coding sequences:
- the LOC112737671 gene encoding mannan endo-1,4-beta-mannosidase 2; translated protein: MVAGNGLFYPIFGFASLVLFIYMSFGDMRLGFEEGPEVSFVGRNGTQFVLDGKPFYINGWNSYWLMVQSVDDYSRPRVREMLRAGAKMGLTVCRTWAFNDGDYNALQTSPGVFNEQAFRALDYVIAEARRHGVRLLLSLVNNLHAYGGKTQYVEWAWQEGVGLSSSNDSFFYDPSIRSYFKNYVKTILTRKNTITGIEYRNDPIIFGWELINEPRCMTDPSGDTLQDWIEEMSAFVKVIDKNHLVTVGLEGFYGPNDPKRLTVNPEAWASRLGSDFIRNSKTVNVDFTSVHIYPDHWFREEVYEDYMKFVSKWMLSHIEDGDKILNKPVLFSEYGLSDTIKNFSLSNRENMYRVILNIIYKSAKKRRSGAGALVWQFLAGGMTEFLDDFGMVPWERSSTYSLFVEQACRLAKLNGWTQRDMSFKEFC